Proteins co-encoded in one Bremerella sp. TYQ1 genomic window:
- a CDS encoding MarR family winged helix-turn-helix transcriptional regulator, translating into MTIPQLLCLRAIRDLSQEKDEVTAAQVSNRVGLAAPTVSRILERMERGQLIERIRNSPDRRRVLIHLTETGKEKLAGIPTPLQEQFVNRVTSLDEEEQRNLVASLEQVVELMEAADLDVEPVISAEYEPRDDRRLS; encoded by the coding sequence TTGACGATTCCCCAGCTGCTTTGCCTTCGGGCCATTCGTGACTTGTCGCAAGAGAAAGACGAAGTCACCGCAGCTCAAGTCTCCAATCGTGTTGGTCTGGCAGCTCCGACTGTTTCCCGCATTCTGGAACGGATGGAACGTGGCCAGTTGATCGAACGGATCCGCAACAGCCCTGATCGCCGCCGCGTGCTGATTCACCTGACCGAGACCGGCAAAGAAAAGCTGGCCGGCATTCCGACTCCGCTGCAAGAGCAGTTTGTCAATCGCGTAACGTCGCTCGATGAAGAAGAGCAGCGCAACTTAGTCGCATCGCTCGAACAAGTTGTCGAACTCATGGAAGCGGCCGACCTTGATGTCGAACCGGTCATCTCCGCCGAATACGAACCACGCGACGATCGCCGACTCTCTTAA
- a CDS encoding TetR/AcrR family transcriptional regulator: protein MGNETKSEIIEAGRKAMIAKSYNGVGLNEILTEAGVPKGSFYHFFKSKEELGVAVIESSVTENTEKLREALTDAKLSPLKRLEEYFIWARDDINSRELRQECLICKLALELSSLSEPLRDAVRHGWDEWRLIMTECLREAQAAGEIASEHDPESLAEFIIYSFEGAMIRVQVDNHIRPVNQFLHFVFQVLLKRS from the coding sequence GTGGGCAACGAGACCAAAAGCGAAATCATCGAGGCAGGCCGCAAGGCGATGATCGCCAAAAGCTACAACGGAGTCGGACTGAACGAGATTCTGACCGAAGCCGGCGTGCCGAAGGGCTCGTTCTATCACTTCTTCAAATCGAAGGAGGAATTGGGCGTCGCGGTGATTGAGTCGTCCGTAACGGAGAACACCGAGAAACTTCGCGAGGCCTTAACGGACGCGAAGTTGAGTCCCTTGAAGAGGTTAGAGGAATACTTCATCTGGGCCCGAGACGACATTAATTCGCGAGAATTGCGACAAGAATGCTTGATCTGTAAGCTAGCTTTAGAATTATCGTCCTTAAGTGAACCCCTCCGCGACGCCGTGCGTCATGGTTGGGATGAGTGGCGTTTAATCATGACCGAATGCCTTCGCGAAGCGCAAGCCGCTGGCGAAATCGCGTCGGAACACGACCCTGAATCGCTCGCGGAATTTATCATTTACTCCTTTGAGGGGGCAATGATACGCGTTCAGGTAGATAATCACATTCGCCCGGTGAACCAGTTCCTGCATTTCGTTTTTCAGGTCCTCCTGAAACGAAGCTGA
- a CDS encoding efflux RND transporter periplasmic adaptor subunit: protein MMAFLGLMTMISPLMAQMPPTAVRAVAAKTMTVEPHHRFTGSLKAVARGSVAALEDGRVLEVTVREGASVKKDDVIARIDARRLEAQKGELEAAYGTAEALIAQREAELRQANLDMDRSATLIRNNAISKQQHERSETELTIAQAKLTTDRRRLDEIRRQLELIQVRLDDTIVRAPYDGQVIMRHTEPGEWIRAGEPFVTLVSTGQVEAWLELPERYAGIVSQYAQKVPVHIVGTDRKFVSASAKRVHEVHPRTRTFQYVLTLDAEDAILAPGMSVEAWLPTGPSAPSLTVPKDSIIRSAGLAYVFKAVNGEGQTTAMRTPVTVKFETGNLAVVESPQLADGDLVVVEGNERLLPGTPIAVSEESPMNSKTAVNMSSQPR, encoded by the coding sequence ATGATGGCCTTTTTAGGCTTGATGACGATGATTTCTCCATTAATGGCTCAGATGCCGCCCACGGCGGTTCGAGCCGTAGCTGCCAAAACGATGACGGTCGAGCCGCATCATCGCTTCACCGGAAGCCTGAAAGCGGTCGCTCGAGGCAGTGTCGCGGCGTTGGAAGATGGTCGCGTGCTTGAAGTTACCGTTCGTGAAGGTGCTTCCGTGAAGAAGGACGACGTCATCGCTCGAATCGATGCTCGTCGCTTGGAAGCTCAAAAGGGTGAACTGGAAGCGGCCTATGGAACGGCAGAAGCATTGATCGCTCAACGCGAAGCCGAACTCCGCCAAGCCAATCTCGACATGGACCGCTCGGCGACGCTCATCCGCAATAATGCCATCTCGAAACAACAGCATGAACGAAGCGAAACCGAGCTTACGATTGCTCAGGCCAAGCTGACCACTGATCGCCGCCGCCTCGACGAAATCCGCCGACAGTTGGAGCTCATTCAGGTGCGTCTGGACGATACGATCGTTCGTGCTCCGTATGACGGCCAGGTCATCATGCGACACACGGAACCTGGGGAATGGATTCGAGCCGGAGAGCCGTTCGTGACCCTGGTTTCAACCGGACAAGTCGAAGCCTGGTTGGAACTGCCGGAACGTTATGCCGGGATCGTCTCGCAGTACGCTCAAAAAGTGCCGGTCCATATTGTGGGTACCGATCGCAAGTTTGTTTCGGCATCGGCCAAACGAGTACATGAAGTGCACCCGCGAACACGTACGTTCCAGTACGTTCTGACGCTGGATGCTGAAGACGCCATTCTCGCTCCGGGAATGTCAGTCGAGGCATGGCTTCCCACAGGGCCCTCGGCACCATCGCTTACTGTTCCCAAAGACTCGATCATTCGTTCGGCCGGATTGGCTTACGTGTTTAAAGCTGTCAACGGCGAAGGACAAACCACGGCAATGCGAACTCCGGTAACCGTCAAATTTGAAACAGGCAATTTGGCCGTTGTCGAATCGCCGCAACTTGCCGATGGAGATCTCGTCGTCGTGGAAGGCAACGAACGACTTCTGCCAGGCACCCCGATTGCGGTTTCGGAAGAGTCACCGATGAATTCCAAGACTGCCGTCAATATGTCGTCGCAGCCTCGCTAA